A window from Hemicordylus capensis ecotype Gifberg chromosome 2, rHemCap1.1.pri, whole genome shotgun sequence encodes these proteins:
- the LOC128342820 gene encoding zinc finger protein 546-like — MHVGGETYKCLECGKNFCTNRALTRHHRTHTGEKPHECLECGKSFRQSGDLNIHYRTHTGEKPHKCLECGKSFRQSGALTIHQRTHTGERPHRCLECGMSFSQSGHLNKHRRTHTGEKPHKCLECGKTFSQNASLTIHYRTHTGEKPHKCLECGMSFSQSGELNKHHRTHTGEKPHKCLECGKSFSQSGGLNKHYRTHTGEKPYECLECGKSFSTRGDLNIHHRTHTGEKPYECLECGKSFSTSGRLNKHHRTHTGEKPYECLECGKSFSQSGQLTVHHRTHTGEKPYECLECGKSFNTSGDLNIHHRTHTGEKPHKCLECGKSFSQSGALTIHQRTHTGEKPYRCLECGKSFSMSGALISHQRTHTGEKPHKCLECGMNFSRSGALTAHHRTHTGEKPYECLECGKNFSTSGHLNKHHRTHTGEKPYECLECGKGFSQSWQLTVHHRTHTGEKPYECLECGKSFSQSEHLAIHHRTHTGEKPHKCLACGKSFSQSGTLIIHQRTHTGEKPYRCLECGKSFSTSGSLISHQRTHTGEKPHKCLECGMNFSRSGALTVHHGTHTGEKSHKCLQCGKSFSISGNLTRHLRTCWSCSSIDSLQLLSY; from the coding sequence ATGCATGTAGGGGGGGaaacatataaatgtttggagtgtggaaagaacttctgcACAAATAGAGCCCTTACTAGACATcatagaacccatactggggagaaaccacatgaatgtttggagtgtggaaagagcttcaggcagagtGGAGATCTGAATATAcactatagaacccacactggggagaagccacataaatgcttggagtgtggaaagagcttcaggcagagtGGAGCTCTTACTATCCATcagagaacccacactggggagagaccacatagatgcttggagtgtggaatgagcttcagtcagagtggacatcttaataaacaccgtagaacccacactggggagaaaccacacaaatgcttggagtgtggaaagaccttCAGCCAGAATGCATCTCTTACTATAcactatagaacccacactggggagaaaccacataaatgcttggagtgtggaatgagcttcagccaAAGTGGAGAACTGAATAAGCACcatagaactcacactggggagaaaccacataaatgcttggagtgtggaaagagcttcagccagagtggaggtcTGAATAAAcactatagaacccacactggggagaaaccatatgaatgcttggagtgtggaaagagcttcagcacacgCGGAGATCTGaatatacaccatagaacccatactggggagaaaccatatgaatgtttggagtgtggaaagagcttcagcacaagtggacGTCTAAATAAACACCATaggacccacactggggagaaaccatatgaatgcttggagtgtggaaaaagcttcagccagagtggacagcttactgtacaccatagaacccacactggggagaaaccatatgaatgcttggagtgtggaaagagcttcaacacAAGTGGAGATCTGaatatacaccatagaacccacactggggagaagccacataaatgcttggagtgtggaaagagctttagccaGAGTGGAGCTCTTACTATACATCAgagaactcacactggggagaaaccatatagatgcttggagtgtggaaagagcttcagcatgagtggTGCTCTTATTTCacaccaaagaacccacactggggagaaaccacataaatgtttggagtgtggaatgaactTCAGCCGAAGTGGAGCTCTTACTGCACACcatagaacccatactggggagaaaccatatgaatgtttggagtgtgggaagaactTCAGCACGAGTGGACATCTGAATAAACACCATAGAACTCATACTGGGGAAaagccatatgaatgcttggagtgtggaaaaggcttcagccagagttggcagcttactgtacaccatagaacccatactggggagaaaccatatgaatgcttggagtgtggaaagagcttcagccaaagtGAACATCTTGCTatacatcatagaacccacactggggagaagccacataaatgtttggcgtgtggaaagagcttcagtcagagtggaactCTTATTATACATCAgagaactcacactggggagaaaccatatagatgcttggagtgtggaaagagcttcagcacgagtggctctcttatatcacaccaaagaacccacactggggagaaaccacataaatgtttggagtgtggaatgaactTCAGCCGTAGTGGAGCTCTTACTGTACACCATggaacccatactggggagaaatcACATAAATGCTtgcaatgtggaaagagcttcagcattaGTGGAAACCTTACTAGACATCTTAGAACATGTTGGAGTTGCAGTAGCATTGACTCTTTGCAGCTTCTGTCTTATTGA